The Thermoanaerobaculales bacterium genome contains a region encoding:
- a CDS encoding type II toxin-antitoxin system VapC family toxin — protein sequence MNLLLDTHALLWWLDDNPTLSAEARDAIADGRNLVFVSAVVIWEIRIKEALGKLKLPPDFRAILDRQAFDNLALTVDHAHRLAELPPHHRDPFDRLLVAQAMAESLTIVTRDPDIPRYRVRTLKA from the coding sequence ATGAACCTGTTGCTCGACACTCATGCGTTGCTGTGGTGGCTTGACGACAACCCGACGCTGTCGGCCGAGGCGCGAGACGCCATCGCCGATGGCAGGAACTTGGTCTTCGTGAGCGCGGTCGTCATTTGGGAGATCCGGATCAAGGAGGCGCTCGGCAAGCTGAAGCTCCCGCCCGACTTCCGCGCGATTCTCGATCGCCAGGCGTTCGACAACCTCGCGCTCACCGTGGATCACGCCCATCGGTTGGCCGAGCTGCCGCCGCACCACCGCGACCCGTTCGACCGCTTGCTCGTGGCCCAGGCGATGGCCGAGAGCCTGACCATCGTCACCCGCGACCCCGACATCCCCCGCTACCGCGTGCGGACCCTGAAAGCCTGA
- a CDS encoding 4Fe-4S binding protein, giving the protein MEEPVRKWARDRGYQAAWGPAEIVRSAGGDLLARREAGELDGQLFQETLFKVSSPELPEWAASVVVVAVPRTAHRVSFDVGDRVIETMLPPIYCHFRATFEKVRRDLQTVVFSGARMAVIRAPLKAIAARLGLVRYGRNNITFAAGIGSYLQLCGYVTDAHLPAVGRSPQLPRLLDECDGCDTCRLACPTGAIGTDRVLLHAERCLTFANERPDPWPEWVPVTAHHCLIGCLACQRCCPANPRLTIADSGVAFSADETRALLGEQLPAGGRYEGSVRSKLDDLGLSEEEGVLGRNLRALLDRRHRPT; this is encoded by the coding sequence GTGGAAGAGCCAGTTCGGAAGTGGGCGAGGGACCGCGGGTACCAGGCTGCCTGGGGGCCGGCGGAGATCGTCCGATCGGCAGGCGGCGATCTCCTCGCGCGCCGTGAGGCGGGCGAGCTCGACGGCCAGCTGTTCCAAGAAACGCTCTTCAAGGTCTCGAGCCCGGAGCTCCCCGAGTGGGCAGCCTCGGTGGTCGTGGTGGCGGTGCCTCGTACGGCGCACCGGGTGAGCTTCGACGTCGGCGACCGGGTGATCGAGACGATGCTGCCACCGATCTACTGCCACTTTCGGGCAACCTTCGAGAAGGTGCGGCGGGACCTGCAGACGGTCGTGTTTTCCGGCGCCCGGATGGCGGTGATCCGGGCCCCGCTCAAGGCCATCGCCGCCCGGCTGGGCCTCGTGCGTTACGGGCGCAACAACATCACGTTCGCGGCCGGGATCGGTAGCTACCTCCAGCTCTGCGGCTACGTCACCGACGCTCATTTGCCGGCCGTGGGTCGGTCACCCCAGCTCCCAAGGCTGCTCGACGAGTGCGACGGCTGCGACACCTGCCGGCTCGCCTGCCCGACCGGCGCGATCGGCACGGACCGGGTGCTGCTCCACGCTGAGCGCTGCCTCACCTTCGCCAACGAGCGCCCCGATCCGTGGCCGGAGTGGGTGCCGGTGACGGCACATCACTGCCTGATCGGCTGCCTGGCCTGCCAACGCTGCTGCCCGGCCAACCCGCGCCTCACGATCGCAGACTCGGGCGTCGCCTTCTCGGCCGACGAGACGCGGGCGCTGCTCGGGGAGCAACTACCCGCCGGCGGCCGATACGAGGGCAGCGTCCGCAGCAAGCTCGACGATCTCGGCTTGTCGGAGGAGGAGGGCGTGCTCGGGCGCAACCTGCGAGCCCTGCTCGACCGACGACATCGTCCCACGTAG
- a CDS encoding MBL fold metallo-hydrolase, translated as MRPKLALAIVVSLLLAAAWAGAEEIAGLPLHVVRLDPGTVRLWLGDSNSSTAIVAFATEKGIVVVDTFGIPEIDSQLRAIIARELGRSDFRVLINTHEHSDHTGGNSIYADCAIVGHERIAPGLVQSSAERERALGLFPEWISESEAELAKAEPGSPQAAKLQEELASRRMRFENVKANLPPVPPTVTFSDRMALDMGDTTFELSWIGGMHSASDTGIFVPERGLLLTGDVMADVWLTDTPGCLASFSARPGIPHDFPLMLANWDRLLARRDQIRLLLPGHWNGELSIAGAEARVEYVRALWDGVAKAVADGETFDQVQTEYQLATRFPDLVSSPGFAQARHYSTVTEIWSEVTDQLAAATVLFELIDQGAGDTAIRAVVDDRTSDSPKYFFIENDINGYGYFLLQQDKVGQAIRMFRINVELFPESWNVYDSLGEALLRAGSTDEAIAMYERSLVLNPDNTNGREALAKIRPAA; from the coding sequence ATGAGACCCAAGCTCGCACTCGCCATCGTCGTGTCGCTGCTGCTGGCTGCCGCCTGGGCAGGAGCGGAGGAGATCGCCGGCCTGCCGCTGCACGTTGTCCGGCTCGATCCCGGCACCGTCCGGCTCTGGCTCGGCGACTCCAATTCGTCGACCGCGATCGTCGCCTTCGCGACCGAAAAGGGGATCGTCGTCGTCGACACCTTCGGCATCCCCGAGATCGACAGCCAGCTGCGCGCGATCATCGCTCGCGAGCTCGGCCGCTCTGATTTCCGCGTCCTCATCAACACCCACGAGCACAGCGATCACACCGGCGGAAACTCGATCTATGCCGACTGCGCCATCGTCGGCCACGAGCGCATCGCCCCTGGGCTTGTCCAGTCGTCCGCCGAGCGGGAGCGGGCCCTGGGTTTGTTCCCGGAGTGGATCAGCGAGTCGGAAGCCGAGCTTGCCAAGGCGGAGCCCGGCTCCCCGCAGGCGGCAAAGCTCCAGGAGGAGCTGGCTAGCCGCCGGATGCGCTTCGAGAACGTGAAGGCGAACCTCCCGCCCGTCCCGCCGACCGTGACCTTCTCCGACCGCATGGCGCTCGACATGGGCGACACCACCTTTGAGCTGTCCTGGATCGGCGGCATGCACTCGGCGAGCGACACCGGCATCTTCGTCCCGGAGCGCGGCCTGTTGCTCACCGGCGACGTCATGGCCGACGTCTGGCTCACCGACACCCCCGGCTGCCTCGCGAGCTTCAGCGCGCGGCCCGGCATCCCCCATGACTTCCCGCTCATGCTCGCCAACTGGGACCGGCTGCTCGCCCGGCGCGACCAGATCCGCCTCCTGCTGCCGGGCCACTGGAACGGCGAGCTGTCGATCGCCGGCGCCGAGGCCAGGGTCGAGTACGTCCGCGCCCTCTGGGACGGCGTCGCCAAGGCGGTTGCCGACGGCGAGACCTTCGACCAGGTCCAGACGGAGTACCAGCTCGCAACCCGCTTCCCCGACCTGGTGAGCAGCCCCGGCTTTGCCCAGGCCAGGCACTACAGCACGGTCACCGAGATCTGGAGCGAGGTCACCGATCAGCTCGCGGCCGCCACCGTGCTCTTCGAGCTGATCGACCAGGGCGCCGGCGACACCGCTATCCGCGCAGTGGTCGACGATCGCACCAGCGACTCGCCGAAGTACTTCTTCATCGAGAACGACATCAACGGCTACGGCTACTTCCTCCTGCAGCAGGACAAGGTCGGGCAGGCGATCAGGATGTTCCGGATCAACGTCGAGCTCTTCCCCGAGTCGTGGAACGTCTACGACAGCCTCGGCGAGGCACTGCTGCGCGCTGGCTCCACCGATGAGGCGATCGCCATGTACGAGCGCTCGCTCGTCCTCAACCCGGACAACACCAACGGCAGGGAGGCCCTGGCGAAGATCCGCCCCGCCGCCTGA
- a CDS encoding sulfite exporter TauE/SafE family protein, whose amino-acid sequence MNEPTSPRKGRLGWEIAHELDRQKTSLERLIPERRHLRAAAIGVAVFFVGFLIARWLAGNPFAGMERIPSEIVVQRGWAGTDMWGIFWLVLALAIFFEFMDASAGMGFGTAITPLLLLLGFDPLQVVPVVMIQQGMAGIVGTFLHREFENVEWRFKPMSETIRLWLIIGGTGALAVVFSITAIYGYLKVARVWIELYVAVLLVCMGLISVYQSFSRRERPYRPLRMIGYAGLAAFNKGIGGGGYGPVLTIGGILSGIPVKSMMAVVAISEGTVSSVAIVVWFVMLTSGVTVDFVLLPTMMLATMFAAVLAPYVTRVFPERAWRYIVPLYSICLAAYCLYRVVPSVLAKLGG is encoded by the coding sequence ATGAACGAGCCGACCTCTCCACGCAAAGGCCGTTTGGGCTGGGAGATCGCCCATGAGCTCGATCGGCAGAAGACGAGCCTGGAGAGGCTGATCCCCGAGAGGAGACACCTGAGGGCCGCCGCGATCGGTGTGGCGGTGTTCTTCGTGGGTTTCCTCATCGCCCGCTGGCTGGCGGGCAATCCGTTCGCCGGGATGGAGCGCATCCCATCGGAGATCGTCGTCCAGCGGGGGTGGGCCGGGACGGACATGTGGGGCATCTTCTGGCTGGTGCTGGCGCTCGCCATCTTCTTCGAGTTCATGGATGCATCGGCGGGAATGGGATTCGGCACGGCCATCACGCCGCTGCTGCTCCTCCTCGGCTTCGACCCGTTGCAGGTCGTCCCCGTGGTCATGATCCAGCAGGGCATGGCGGGCATCGTCGGCACCTTCCTCCACCGGGAGTTCGAGAACGTCGAGTGGCGGTTCAAGCCCATGTCGGAGACGATCCGTCTGTGGCTCATCATCGGGGGAACCGGGGCGCTCGCGGTCGTCTTCTCGATCACGGCGATCTACGGATACCTCAAGGTGGCCAGGGTCTGGATCGAGCTGTACGTCGCCGTTCTCCTCGTGTGCATGGGCCTGATCTCGGTCTACCAGTCCTTCTCGAGGAGGGAGCGCCCCTATCGCCCCCTGCGCATGATCGGCTACGCGGGCCTGGCCGCGTTCAACAAGGGGATCGGCGGGGGCGGCTACGGCCCCGTCCTGACGATCGGTGGGATCCTGTCGGGCATCCCCGTGAAGAGCATGATGGCGGTCGTGGCCATCTCCGAAGGCACGGTCAGCTCGGTGGCCATCGTCGTGTGGTTCGTCATGCTGACATCGGGCGTCACGGTCGACTTCGTGCTCCTGCCCACCATGATGCTCGCCACCATGTTCGCCGCCGTCCTCGCGCCCTACGTCACACGCGTCTTCCCGGAGAGGGCTTGGCGGTACATCGTCCCGCTCTACTCGATCTGCCTCGCGGCGTACTGCCTCTACCGGGTCGTTCCGTCCGTTCTCGCCAAGCTCGGCGGGTGA
- a CDS encoding type II toxin-antitoxin system prevent-host-death family antitoxin: MPKIGAYEAKTKLASLLERVAEGEHITITRHGLPVATLSPVPEHRRRPAAEVIADLRAFRRGRRLGRTPLKKLIEEGRR, encoded by the coding sequence ATGCCGAAGATCGGTGCGTACGAGGCCAAGACGAAGCTCGCGAGCCTCCTCGAACGGGTGGCTGAGGGTGAGCACATCACCATCACCAGGCACGGGCTGCCGGTTGCCACACTGTCGCCGGTGCCGGAGCACAGGCGACGTCCGGCAGCCGAGGTGATCGCCGACCTGCGGGCGTTTCGACGCGGGCGACGCCTTGGCCGCACGCCGCTCAAGAAGCTCATCGAGGAGGGGCGGCGATGA
- a CDS encoding type II toxin-antitoxin system VapC family toxin: protein MTPLVVDCSVTMAWCFEDECDELADAVLDRLVDGEAWVPSLWPLEVSNVLVAAERRRRITAADSARFIELLMGLPIVVDDRSHERALSQVLAVARQLDISAYDASYLELAMRLGATLATRDALLQAAAAAAGVPLFAAK from the coding sequence ATGACGCCCCTTGTCGTCGACTGCTCGGTCACCATGGCGTGGTGCTTCGAGGACGAGTGCGACGAGCTGGCCGATGCAGTGCTCGACAGGCTCGTGGACGGCGAGGCCTGGGTACCGTCCCTTTGGCCGCTCGAGGTCTCGAACGTGCTGGTCGCCGCCGAGCGCCGGCGGCGGATCACGGCCGCTGACTCGGCGCGCTTCATCGAGCTGCTCATGGGCCTTCCCATCGTCGTCGACGACCGCAGCCACGAGCGCGCACTGTCACAGGTCCTGGCGGTCGCACGCCAGCTCGACATCTCGGCGTACGACGCCAGCTACCTCGAGCTTGCCATGCGGCTCGGCGCGACGCTCGCGACCCGGGATGCTCTCCTTCAAGCCGCTGCGGCCGCCGCCGGCGTCCCCCTCTTCGCCGCGAAGTGA
- a CDS encoding type II toxin-antitoxin system RelE/ParE family toxin, which produces MSPYRVLYHPLVVSRDLPRLDPPTRSRIRTAIERKLTTRPEAAAKPLAHTTQRLWSLRVGDWRVVFALRDDEIWVLRIGHRREVYADRAFREPPTDDSVSEP; this is translated from the coding sequence GTGTCGCCGTATCGCGTCCTCTACCACCCGTTGGTCGTCTCCCGAGACCTCCCGCGGCTCGACCCGCCGACACGATCGCGCATCCGGACCGCCATCGAGCGCAAGCTGACCACACGACCCGAGGCCGCGGCAAAGCCTCTCGCGCATACGACCCAGCGGCTCTGGTCGCTCCGGGTCGGCGACTGGAGGGTCGTGTTCGCCCTTCGTGACGACGAGATCTGGGTCCTGAGGATCGGCCACCGCCGGGAGGTGTACGCCGACCGGGCCTTCCGGGAGCCACCCACAGACGACTCCGTCTCGGAGCCTTGA
- a CDS encoding serine protease — translation MRLRFAVAVLLALTATSAAFAQDPVRSSIVRVYATSQSPNYWRPWEMDSPADVTGSGSIIEGNRILTSAHVVADQTFLQVQRADQADKHVASVAAVSHELDLAVLTVQDDSFFEGAMPLPIGTLPEVGDTVVALGFPEGGSQLAVTEGVVSRIERKLYTHSWNDNLVVQIDAPINPGSSGGPVLGDTGIAGVAFQAGSGENIGYMVPAPVIEHFLTDIEDGRVDGSPILAVEWQMMENPQLRRHYGMAEGQPGVLLTKVEPAFEGDGKLQERDVLLGIDGFDVANDGTIELRPGERIDLHYAVDRRQIGDSVVLHLLRDGNPVDVQLELVHAKHSYAYLVPRMSYDATPSYFVYGGLVFAPLTINYMLQWGEEPRDMPIHFRRLYYEARSRENAGREQVVVLIGALPSEVNVGYVEFEDSIVDTVDGQGVASLSHLVELLESREGESHRIMLEDSECEIVLRHEDVDRRSHEILDRYRVPSDRSSDLLAVKSLPPVDTASASSAELTTDEPSANSTSAASRKRI, via the coding sequence ATGCGTCTGCGATTCGCCGTCGCCGTCCTTCTCGCACTGACAGCCACATCCGCCGCATTCGCGCAGGACCCGGTGCGGTCCTCGATCGTCCGGGTCTACGCCACCTCGCAGAGCCCGAACTACTGGCGGCCGTGGGAGATGGACTCCCCTGCCGATGTGACGGGCTCCGGCTCCATCATCGAGGGCAATCGCATCCTCACCAGCGCCCACGTGGTAGCCGACCAGACCTTCCTCCAGGTGCAGCGGGCCGACCAGGCGGACAAGCACGTCGCCTCGGTCGCCGCCGTGTCGCACGAGCTCGACCTCGCGGTGCTCACGGTCCAGGACGACTCATTCTTCGAGGGCGCGATGCCCCTGCCGATCGGCACGCTGCCCGAGGTCGGCGACACGGTCGTGGCGCTCGGCTTCCCCGAGGGCGGCAGCCAGCTCGCCGTCACCGAGGGCGTCGTGTCGCGCATCGAGCGCAAGCTGTACACGCACTCGTGGAACGACAACCTCGTCGTCCAGATCGACGCCCCCATCAACCCCGGCTCGAGCGGCGGCCCGGTCCTGGGCGACACCGGCATTGCAGGAGTGGCCTTCCAGGCCGGGTCTGGCGAGAACATCGGCTACATGGTCCCCGCGCCGGTGATTGAGCACTTCCTGACCGACATCGAGGACGGACGCGTCGACGGCTCCCCGATCCTGGCCGTCGAGTGGCAGATGATGGAGAACCCCCAGCTCCGCCGGCACTACGGCATGGCCGAGGGCCAGCCCGGCGTGCTGCTCACCAAGGTGGAGCCCGCGTTCGAGGGCGACGGCAAGCTCCAGGAGCGCGATGTCCTGCTCGGCATCGATGGGTTCGACGTTGCCAACGACGGCACGATCGAGCTCCGCCCCGGTGAGCGCATCGACCTCCACTATGCAGTCGACCGGCGGCAGATCGGCGACTCGGTCGTCCTGCACCTGCTGCGGGACGGCAACCCCGTCGACGTGCAGCTCGAGCTCGTTCACGCGAAGCACTCCTACGCCTATCTCGTGCCGAGAATGTCCTACGACGCGACCCCGTCGTACTTCGTCTATGGCGGCCTTGTCTTTGCGCCGCTCACCATCAACTACATGCTGCAGTGGGGGGAGGAGCCGCGCGACATGCCGATACACTTCCGGCGCCTCTACTACGAGGCGCGGTCACGTGAGAACGCCGGCCGCGAGCAGGTCGTGGTCCTGATCGGCGCCCTGCCCAGTGAGGTCAACGTCGGCTACGTGGAGTTCGAGGACTCGATCGTCGACACGGTCGACGGACAGGGGGTGGCGAGCCTCTCGCACCTCGTCGAGCTGCTGGAGAGCCGCGAGGGTGAGAGCCACCGCATCATGCTCGAGGACAGCGAGTGCGAGATCGTCCTGCGGCACGAGGACGTGGACCGCCGCAGCCACGAGATCCTCGACCGCTACCGCGTCCCCTCCGACCGCTCCTCCGACCTGCTGGCGGTGAAGTCACTGCCGCCCGTCGACACAGCCTCCGCCTCGAGCGCCGAGTTGACCACTGACGAGCCGTCCGCGAACTCAACCTCAGCCGCGTCTCGAAAACGGATCTGA
- the rmuC gene encoding DNA recombination protein RmuC gives MTTTLLWILIVLAAGTLVLTFVLLIRGRSAAHGNLEQVLRAELRIARDESSSHARGLREEVSSSQTKANELLVRTVNALGQSQTELLDKLAGATRESAESTRAEIEKLTQRVVESLREIQTENEQRFDKVRISVNEQLTGMLEQQKKQMNDVVEALKKLEDSNRQDQEKSRTVLEQKFLQIQESNEKKLDEMRQTVDEKLHSTLEKRLGESFKLVSDRLEAVQRGLGEMKTLADGVGDLKRVLTNVKDRGTWGEYQLGAILEQTLTPEQYARNVRPKEGGETVEFAIKLPGKGLEDARPVWLPVDAKFPREDYERLLDGVERADTEAVKTATTALANAVRKSAKDIHDKYVAPPDTTDFAIMFLPTEGLYAEILRQPGLHDELQTKYRVLATGPTTLSAMLTSLRVGFQTLAIEERSAEVWNVLAAVKTEFGKFGEVLEKVKRQLSTASDTIDKTRVRTRAMVKKLRSVEQLPPAEAGEILQLAGYDDHEEEREGDAEEVLDPSAV, from the coding sequence ATGACGACGACGCTCCTCTGGATCCTGATCGTCCTGGCTGCCGGCACCTTGGTGCTGACCTTCGTGCTGCTGATCCGAGGGCGCTCCGCAGCTCACGGTAACCTCGAGCAGGTGCTTCGAGCCGAGCTGAGGATTGCTCGCGACGAGTCATCGAGCCACGCCAGGGGGCTGCGCGAGGAAGTCTCGAGTTCACAAACCAAGGCCAACGAGCTTCTGGTCAGGACCGTGAACGCCCTCGGCCAGAGCCAAACGGAGCTGCTCGACAAGCTCGCGGGTGCGACACGCGAATCCGCGGAGTCCACACGCGCCGAGATCGAGAAGCTCACTCAGCGGGTCGTCGAGTCACTTCGAGAGATCCAGACCGAAAACGAGCAGCGCTTCGACAAGGTACGCATCTCCGTGAATGAGCAGCTCACGGGCATGCTCGAGCAGCAGAAGAAGCAGATGAACGACGTTGTGGAGGCGCTCAAGAAGCTTGAGGACTCGAACCGTCAGGACCAGGAGAAGTCGCGCACCGTGCTCGAGCAGAAGTTCCTCCAAATCCAGGAGAGCAACGAGAAGAAGCTGGACGAGATGCGACAGACGGTCGACGAGAAGCTCCACAGCACGCTCGAGAAACGGCTGGGCGAGTCATTCAAGCTGGTCAGCGACCGGCTCGAGGCGGTTCAGCGCGGCCTCGGCGAGATGAAGACCCTCGCCGACGGGGTCGGCGATCTCAAGCGGGTCCTGACCAACGTCAAGGACCGGGGCACGTGGGGCGAGTACCAGCTCGGAGCGATCCTCGAGCAGACCCTGACACCGGAGCAGTATGCCCGAAACGTGCGGCCCAAAGAGGGGGGAGAGACGGTCGAGTTCGCCATCAAGCTGCCGGGCAAGGGCCTCGAGGACGCCCGCCCTGTGTGGCTGCCAGTTGATGCGAAGTTCCCGAGGGAAGACTACGAGAGGCTGCTCGACGGAGTCGAGCGGGCCGATACCGAGGCAGTCAAGACGGCTACCACAGCATTGGCCAATGCAGTGCGAAAGTCAGCGAAGGACATCCACGACAAGTACGTCGCCCCACCGGACACGACGGACTTCGCGATCATGTTCCTCCCAACGGAAGGCCTCTACGCCGAGATCTTGCGGCAGCCCGGTCTGCACGACGAGCTGCAGACCAAGTACCGGGTGCTGGCCACGGGGCCAACCACTCTGTCGGCGATGCTCACGAGCCTCCGGGTCGGGTTCCAGACGCTCGCGATCGAGGAGCGCTCGGCCGAGGTCTGGAACGTGCTCGCCGCCGTGAAGACCGAGTTCGGGAAGTTCGGCGAGGTGCTCGAGAAGGTGAAACGCCAGCTGTCCACGGCGTCGGACACGATCGACAAGACTCGAGTCCGCACGCGAGCCATGGTGAAGAAGCTGCGAAGCGTCGAGCAGCTGCCGCCGGCAGAAGCCGGAGAGATCCTGCAGCTCGCCGGCTACGATGACCACGAGGAAGAGCGAGAAGGGGATGCCGAGGAGGTTCTCGACCCGTCCGCGGTCTGA
- a CDS encoding HIT family protein: MGCPFCEIPESERVIETNDVIGFFDHYPASPGHLLLVPRRHVATWFDADEREKAALLRAIDDALDVIESTVGRRPDGYNVGFNAGEAAGQTVMHLHIHVIPRYRGDVDDPRGGIRGAIPICRIYHPKDGS, translated from the coding sequence ATGGGATGCCCGTTCTGCGAGATCCCCGAGTCCGAGCGGGTGATCGAGACTAACGACGTTATCGGATTCTTCGACCACTACCCGGCGAGCCCTGGGCACCTCCTGCTGGTGCCGCGCCGCCACGTCGCGACCTGGTTCGATGCCGACGAGCGCGAGAAGGCGGCGCTCCTCCGCGCCATCGACGACGCCCTCGACGTCATCGAGTCGACAGTCGGGCGCCGGCCGGACGGCTACAACGTCGGCTTCAACGCCGGTGAAGCGGCCGGCCAGACCGTGATGCACCTCCACATCCACGTCATCCCGCGATACCGCGGCGACGTCGATGACCCGCGCGGCGGCATCCGAGGCGCGATTCCAATCTGCCGGATCTACCATCCGAAGGACGGCTCGTGA
- a CDS encoding HNH endonuclease domain-containing protein: protein MTTETDAIRFAERLLALLDEGSFTATYKFAVLLGLMDLCLEYSDRFGEPPPMVTTTQLAGKVIELYWPQTTPFEDTSGDVLRQNTGREAVILQRIRTFRHAAAPDPGCSLHRARLQSARSFSRLVDDVEWTLVLMPLPKLQRFGGADNRFIYEIEWDDSITRSRWRSLEFDNRISFVGAAAHHLVRLSPLLRPLIQQNWTEMVGRLNDLDVARLESFLFGADRVSLQPVRKPLTELQHGACFYCGRALRSPGDVDHFLPWSRYPDDRLDNLVVTHSACNRLKRDFLASAPHVARWAQRLSDHDRTLSQIADAVAWPRNTPRSLNVIRTTYFRLPDGVALWDEDHHFTPSNHGDLVNAFDPLT, encoded by the coding sequence GTGACCACCGAGACCGACGCGATCCGCTTCGCCGAGCGCCTGCTCGCCCTCCTCGACGAGGGGTCGTTCACAGCCACCTACAAGTTTGCCGTCCTGCTTGGCCTGATGGACCTGTGCCTCGAGTACAGCGACCGCTTCGGCGAGCCGCCACCAATGGTCACGACCACGCAGCTTGCCGGGAAGGTGATCGAGCTCTATTGGCCCCAAACCACCCCCTTCGAGGACACATCCGGGGATGTGCTGCGCCAGAACACCGGGCGCGAGGCAGTCATCCTGCAGCGGATTCGAACGTTTCGACATGCGGCGGCGCCGGATCCCGGCTGCAGCCTGCACCGGGCGAGGCTCCAGAGCGCGAGGTCTTTCAGCCGGCTGGTCGATGACGTCGAGTGGACGCTGGTCCTCATGCCGCTGCCCAAGCTCCAGCGCTTCGGCGGCGCCGACAACCGCTTCATCTACGAGATCGAATGGGACGACTCCATCACTCGGTCCCGTTGGCGCTCGCTCGAGTTTGACAACCGGATCTCCTTCGTCGGCGCCGCCGCGCACCACCTCGTGCGCCTCTCCCCCCTGCTCCGACCCCTCATCCAGCAGAACTGGACCGAGATGGTGGGCCGGCTCAACGACCTCGACGTCGCCCGGCTCGAGAGCTTCCTGTTCGGAGCCGACCGCGTCTCGCTGCAGCCGGTTCGCAAGCCCCTCACCGAGCTTCAGCACGGCGCGTGCTTCTACTGCGGCCGCGCCCTCCGGTCGCCCGGCGACGTCGATCACTTCTTGCCGTGGTCGCGCTACCCGGACGATCGGCTCGATAACCTGGTCGTCACCCACTCGGCCTGCAATCGGCTAAAGCGGGACTTCCTCGCCAGTGCGCCACACGTTGCCCGCTGGGCGCAACGGCTCTCCGACCACGACCGCACCTTGTCCCAGATCGCGGATGCTGTCGCCTGGCCACGCAACACCCCCCGCAGCCTGAACGTCATACGAACCACCTACTTCAGGCTCCCCGACGGCGTCGCCCTCTGGGATGAAGACCACCACTTCACACCCTCGAATCACGGCGACCTCGTCAACGCGTTCGATCCCCTGACCTGA
- a CDS encoding endonuclease/exonuclease/phosphatase family protein gives MTNVRLLVWNIRHGGGERTPRILAVLEEQRPDVVVLTEFRNNRRGEAIREWLADNGFVSMYSPRCGARVNTLLVASRAPATFQTFPADLGRDAHRIVLARTSGLSLFAVYFPQLRAKGPIFDFLLALPDDLLQARTAICGDFNTGKHFIDEKGTTFALAERFSALEEAGWIDAWRQHHGTAREYSWYSSKRNGFRVDHIFASPTLAASVLRADYLHDVRLRGISDHSALIAEIHVV, from the coding sequence ATGACGAACGTACGACTGCTGGTGTGGAACATCAGGCATGGGGGTGGGGAGAGGACTCCACGGATCCTCGCGGTTTTGGAGGAGCAGCGGCCAGATGTCGTCGTGCTCACCGAGTTTCGGAACAACCGCCGAGGAGAGGCGATTCGAGAGTGGCTGGCGGACAACGGCTTCGTATCCATGTACAGCCCGAGGTGTGGAGCGCGGGTCAACACCCTGCTGGTGGCATCGCGAGCACCGGCTACGTTTCAGACCTTCCCCGCCGATCTTGGGCGTGATGCACACCGCATCGTCCTCGCGAGAACGTCTGGCCTGAGCCTGTTTGCCGTCTACTTCCCGCAGCTCCGTGCGAAAGGCCCCATCTTCGACTTCCTGCTCGCGCTGCCCGACGACTTGCTGCAGGCGAGGACAGCCATCTGCGGTGACTTCAACACCGGCAAGCACTTCATCGACGAGAAGGGCACCACCTTTGCGCTGGCCGAGCGCTTCTCGGCGCTTGAAGAGGCCGGATGGATCGATGCGTGGCGGCAGCACCATGGGACTGCTCGCGAGTATTCGTGGTACAGCTCGAAGAGGAATGGCTTCCGAGTCGACCACATCTTCGCCTCGCCCACGCTCGCGGCCTCTGTCCTCCGCGCGGACTACCTCCACGACGTCAGGCTGCGTGGGATCAGTGACCACTCTGCCCTGATCGCGGAGATCCACGTCGTCTGA